The sequence TGATTTAAGTTATGGTTATGGTTTGCTATTTTTACTTTCTGAATCTCGCTCGCttatttactatatattttgttaaataaacatattttttttcatttacggttttttatttttttataattttgaaaattatttaattatttgtatttactttttttaaattaaatttatggctGGGAGGCGCTATTTTTACTTGATATTTTTACCATGTTTTTTTAaggtatatttagtttttttctaaataaatattttttttatttaattttatttattatttatttgttttttcattttgtttgttttttaattttttttaaatttaagctgTTTCTTAAAATAATACTTCATGATTATGAATCGCTATTTATATAATATCGTTTACTTATATAATatcgttttttattaattttgctaaaaaatctgataaagaaaaacacatttttcaagCTGTTTACAATTAAggctatttaataatttaatttatggttAAGAAAAGGGATTATTAACTTACTGATTTTTACTTACTGTTTGTTTTTTACTCTTACCCATGCTTTTTTTAAGGTATATTTATATTATGCTATTTtgcgaaatacatatttttttaataatttttgtttaactttttataaattaagcaattttataattaaatttttgatcattttttttaacctttgtccatattttttttttaatatgcgtaTTTATATttcgttaaataaatattgtatttattaaatatttttaattaaattttttttttaatttttacaatttaggCTATTTTATAACCTAATTCATGGTTATGAATCCCTATTTTTACTTACAtttcataattaaattaaaattttataattaaatttttggttatgaatggctatttttacttaattttttcttttacttttgtccatattttgttgttaatattgcttatttattttaattgttaaatatatgtcttttataaattttgttttgagttgCTATTTGTACTTAAGATTGTATTTTGACTCTCGCctatatgttttttaataattttttgttaaatacattttttttcttactttcttataatttatgctagaatttctatttttacttattgttatttgttttatagAGTGTTGTTTTTTAGTTGCtatttttacttgattttagtttgttttacaCTTGCTCATAATTCTTTTTAATAtcgcttatttattttttacttacttcTATTTTTTTAGAGTGTAGGTTTTTTAGTTGCTAGTTGTacctaatttttgtatataatgttgcttattaaattttgctaaaaaatctagtttttttttaaataattttatttattttttacttctttacAACCAAggctttttcataatttaataatttatgctTTCCTTTGGTTTATTTAGTTCATAGTTATGCAAAGCAAATAATTTGCTGgaattaattagtttttgttttttgaattattaattaagtaattttttgaaacttgtaTTTTTAGTGAACAGAATTTCAATGTTACCTCTTTTTTAAGTaagttttatgttttgttaataatttttcgCCTCTCACTTCTCTTACAGCTCCTTTGTATAGCTTTGTCGCTCACCTTGGCAACTGCATTGAAAATTCACGATTTCGACCATCACGAAGCCGAAGAATCCGAACATCATCATGAAGTGGATCACAAGCATGCCACTTCCCATCAAAGCGTCAAATTTCATCACTTCCATCCCGTACCGGTCTATGTCAAGGACACACATTTGCTCAAGAATCCCATTGAAATCGGTGGTACAAAGCAGAAATTGAAAGTTTTGCACCCCAAAACCGAACATAGCCACAATCACGGATTGGTTCTGGAGGAGGAGAGCGAAACACATTTGCACGGCCATGGACATCACGAAATCGAACATCATGAACCTCATCAGGAGCACTACGAACACTATCATCACGAATAAGCGATTGGATAGAGAGGGTtgagaaaacaaatttaaagaaaacgaGCGCGAATTGGAAAAAGTGTATTCAGTTTTAACGATCTGTAGATTGGAAGCTTGTTCCCGGATTTTCATATAAGCCTTTAGATGAATACTGTGTTTCACCgtaatactgtgtgtttttgtttttgtaaattttttttaagacccCGTGGTCACACTTTTTTCAATTAGAGTGAGTTCATTAGttgtcttaaaaaaaaacaaaaaatacaataaaaaataaagttatatatttaatttgtgtgtatgtaagaaAGGACTATGTGCGACGGCTCTTAAAAGCTACTCACTGAAaactattataaataaaaagaaaagagtGTTTCATAAGTAAGTCGGGGTGTCTTTTTTCTCATATGAGTATGGAAGAATGAAATAAAGCCTAATCCTAACGCTGGCGATAGTTCAGTAAGTTTGAGCGTGCCTATCATTTAGTTGACTCAGACTCGGAGCCCATTGTGAAATGTATGAAACAGCAAATGATGGAAAAATCGTTACGAGAGATCAGAAATGCTACCTATAAAGCAGTGGGTGGCTCAAGTCAAGCCAGattttcatccaaagaagatcgtgatatgtgtttggtgggactgggagggcatggtgcactggaaaatgctcaaaaagaaTGTCACaatcaacaaggagctctacattgcgcAGCTACAcggcgtgaatgaggctattcgactgaataGACCTGaacgacatggtcaaaccaaaCTGCTTCACGAGAACGCCGGGCTCCATGTTGCACATGGCGTCAAAACTGCAATCcgagagctcgaatgggaagtCCGGTGCTTCAGCatgccatcttttccgctccctgatgttattttcgataacaaagagatccttaaaaacttctttgacaccagaccatgcgatttttggtggaacggcatcaacaaatagatcgagaggtgggaagattTAACTTAGGggttaacttattgatataattattgattTTCGGTAAAAACGCGACGAACTTATTCCGTACAACACAATTGCTATAGTTTGAGAAATCCAGCTGTATAATTTTTCACGTTGCAAAGATGAAACGGCCACGATTATtactttaataattataaaatatatttctgctCATTTCACAAGTCTGTTTCTAATATTTAGCTCCATTAAAAGCATTTCTAGTTAATTGCTTCTTCCTTTAGTTTTTCTACCAATTTCGTGGGCACAGGAAAGCAACTGTAAACTCCTGTTTCTGGTAGTGCCTTCTTTATCTGCCATTGGTCGGTTGACACATCATAAACCTCAACAGTATCATCCACCTTTGTGGATCCGGCACCACCAAAAACCCATAGTTGTCCACCTATTGATTCAGCACACATATGTCTACGCGCAATATTTAAGCGGGCGATCTGTAAAGAAAGccggtttgaaaaaaaatcagttaaattCCGATTAAGATCAACCTTTGTCCATTCGTCCCGCCGGGGGTCGTACCGTTCAACGTTGCCTAATCCGCCCATCACATATATAAATTCCTGGTGTACAGCGACCTGtaaagtatttatatattttaaagcttgtttattaatgtatattaaaatattttgaaatatacaaatacatatgcgaTTCGTTTTCATTTGTTGATtgcatactaggttgttcaataagttttgataCTAGtctaaagtttttttgtttaaaagcaATTTAGTATGGACGTATTACAATATGTTTTACAAGGGAAAAAATCAGGTATcatgcagtgattgaatttatatttttgaaaggtttatgtaggtaggtatagtggttgtcaattgacacacctaggcctgctgtagacccattgtgataccaccagggctgtcccctctcctcactcaaCATTgccctcattgaaccaacctatggctttaatatatctaacaaggcttgttatttttaaattggctacttctgccaagttattcaaagaactttttctaaaatattgaatCTTTTTCTATCCAGAGCCTTGCACCCGCACAGAAAATGTCCTATAGACTCTTCtgcttcaatgtcgttacagcttctgcaatagtcgttataggatGCTCCCAATCTACTGGgatgcctgccaatcagacaatgccctgttagaacCCCAAGAAGATTTCTCTTGTCCTTCTGGCCACGCCATTCTATTTGTTGCGCAGGTCAGGGACTGAGTCCATAACCCGTTGGCAGCTCTAATAGTGAGTTTGTCTATAAGCAacttacaagttgctaaaggtataggaGGTATGTttgctttgtctggttggattgGTAATGTGGTACGCAATCTCGGTAGTTCATGTTTTGCAGTTGCTTGCTATGTCGCTGTAACCCGGCACCCagatcaggtttattgttaagtactgtgatagttctgttaaaacgtcgatacattcttttactctCTTCTATTAATATTAGGTGATTTAGTCTAGTTAGATTTAGGGCTAACAGGCTTTCCCTGATAGCCagtatttcagcttgaaatacactacagtgatccggtagcctaaATGAAATGCTGGCAGTCATTTCTCAGAGTGAAGGCCTCCGTCACCTTTTCATTTAGCGTATCTGCGTATTTTCGAGAGGACCAACGTCGAAATTACGAACCTGCCTAACAACAACTGTTCTGTAAATTTCACAAGTCTCTCGGCGACACCCAAACCAGTCACGGCGCCTGTTATGGCCTCCGGTAAGATGTTGTTGAAAACGCTCTCTGTGTCTAGTAAGGCTACCAGGGAATACTCTTTATTCTCTATTGATTTCTCTCTTTCTGTACCTAGTGAATTTAGTGCTGCCGCTGTGGatctgaaagagatttagtagaatgCGACTTtcacagcaacatttagagctcTTTCCTCTACTTTTCCTGTTGGTGGTCGACGTGGCATTCAATGGAAGCTTGATAACACCATGCTGAGATACCTGACctatgccgatgacatctgcttaCTGTCACTCAAGCTTTCTGATGTTAAGACTATGACAACGTCCGTGCCACAGCAACTTCTTTCGGCTGGATTTAAAATCAACGTCAATAAAACTAAAGCCTTGTATCTTAACAGTACCGCTTCTGAGTCATTGGAAGTCGGTAGGTAGCAGTTCTAGAGCGTGGATAAGTTTTGCCACCTTGCCAGTATTGTCGACGCAAGTTGAGGCTCTGACATAGATATTGAACAAAGAGTATGCACAGCGAAAGCGAAGTCTGCGTTGGGCATTCTCGCGCCTCTATGGCAGAACAACAACATAAGCGGCATGCATTAAATCTGTGCTGCTGTATGGGTGCACTACTTGGACAATCACAAAACGccttcaaattttcaccaaTCGCTGCCTTCTACGCATACTATGAATCTTCTGGCTCCGTAAATTAAGCTAGCCCGACTTTCTTGTGATTACCAATCAGGTCGAGATTGCCTGTGAAGTGCGGAGAAGGAAATGGCAATGGATTGGTCACACACTTCGAAAAGACGATCACAACGTGGCTAAAAAAGTGTTGATGTGGTACCCTTTCCAACAAGCAGGACGTTCAGTTGGAAGACCTCGTACCACCTGGCGCAGATCAACCGAATCCGAAATGGCAACTCTTGTCTTATCATGGAGTGAACTGAGGGTCATAGCACAAAACCGTACTCGCTGGCGATCTGGAATTGTTAACGCCGAGGGGAGTTAAAAGAAAACATATAtattatcgaaccgcaaaactcaGTGCACAACCTAGTACAAGTAAGCATTTACTgctggattttttattttcgcaatcATAGAGCCGCACGCTGTCCAACGATTTGTAGCTGCATGGTAACGTTCAACGATGTTTACTTGGGTACCATTGCTTCCtccaattacatatatgtagtCATTCAGAACTGCAGTACCGGCAGCGGCACGTGGCGCAGCTAAGCTCGCTACATAATGCCATTTAGAAGCTGAGACATCGAATCTGTGTAGTGAAAGGGTATATTAGTATATAACTGAACTGTACTTGTTCGTATGTATTGAACAAGGGCGATTCAATAAGTACTCGAGGTTGATGGCAGAGGGCGTTTTTGGGGGAAGTTGGTATTAGTAACGTGTGTTACCATCTAATTATAAAACGACCATCTACAAGACTAATTGATGtgttagtttggatttgacaggagaaaaatgcgaggagataaaagcaaagttcgtTGCTGTCTATGGGTACGCTCGCCATCTGTGCCCACAGTTAGATAGGACgtccggcagacgtggttaccgaggaaatcattcaaaatgaCCACGTCATGATTTTCGCtaatcgacgaacgaaagtgcgcgaagtaacagacaccataggtgtgtcgaccggaggaacggcaattaatattttacatgataagttggcgatgaaaaacttGTCAGTCCGCTGGGTGCCGTTGTGTTGcttacaagcaacaacaagcggatgcggctgttgacttcgaagcagtgtttggagcaattgaAGCGATATCCGAATGGATATTAGCGTCGAGTGAGGTGACACCGTTGATGAaatctggattcatcattacaaaCCAgaaacaacaatcaaaacaatggatttctcccagTGAATTGGCTCCAAAGCGTgtgaagacagtcccatcgacCGGAAACTGCGTCATCCTCATGTAGTTTTTATAAacaggaagaacgatcactggacaatactgcagtgagttattggaccgctttcataAGAAATGgaaggagacacggccgcatttggcgaaaaagaaggtgctgtttcaccacgataacgcaccagcacattcattCGAAGTTGTCGccaccaaactgcatgaattgctgccgcaggCTCCGTATTCccccgatctggctccctgcgactttttcttgttcgttaacatgaagaaatggctcgccgggaaaaaatttaatgcaaacgaGGAAATCATCGCCGAAACACAGGCGATTTTGAAGaattcgacaaatcctattttaggAGGGGTTAAAcaatggccggagcgttgggagaagtgtgtcgttgaaaaattttgaaaaaaaaaaatgtttttttgaaaaaacggTGTCACCATTTCTAACATGGATACTTATTGAGTCCCCTCGTATGTATGATTGTATGGTTTATGTTGAAAGCATACCTTTCTACGCTCTGCAAGTATTTTGTGTATCTAGCTTGTCCACCTATTGCGTATATATTCTTATCCTGCACTGCGacacaaaaatcaacgcgaagcTCTTGCATGCGGGGCAAAGCGTTCCACGCTTTAGTTACCAAATCGTAGGTATCAACGGCCCTTTCGTATCCGAAAACACTTATGccaccaataaaaaatattttgttttccatGAAAGCTGCCCAAAAAAAGTATCTTTTCATATCTATGATAGTAACTTTCTCCCATTCTTCTTTAGCTAGGTTCAATTGGAGAATAGTTTTAGGTCCTGTCCAGTtctgtaattttaaaataattttatttcctttttctgAGTTCGAATTGATTTAAATGAATTACATACTAACCTGTTGCACCCTTTGCACAGCCAACCAAGTGTTCATATTAGCGCGCTTCTTTATCGCTTCTGTTGCTAACTGTTCACAACCCGGGAGGGGCTTAATTACATTCAGTATAAATTCATCATTGAATTCGGTAAGCCTTAGAATTCCAATCAATGCGGGTAAGTATTGTTGGCGCTCAAATGATTTATATTTGTACCAGCCAATAATGGCCCAGAAGATATTAAATTGCGAAACGATACTCACGTCGACTTTTTTCATAACAATTTTCCACTGCTCCGGGCTAAGACCAAATATTTCGTTATTGTTGTTAACctgaaaataagaattaaatttaaagcttTTATACTCTATCAGAATCTATAGGTACAATGTGCATCTAATCGTAAAtataaggtgaagtccaaaacaaacaagactgagctaagaATATTACGATAGAagttttgttctgataacttcgagtttatttattcaaaatagtcccctctggcctcgatacactgttttgcgcgacctaaaagcttttctaaagagtgtttcaggtcattgaccggaatgtccttcgggatgtcggtacaagtcttttggatggcctctacatACGCAAagtgttttcctttcatggccaagtGCAATTTTCcgataggtagaagtcacagggagcaatatcaggcgaatacggtgagtgattgatggttaaaatgcggtttctagtcaaaaaatcagtaacaagagtggatcgatgagatagtgcattatcatgcaataagcgccaactTCCACCTTCGCGGTATGCAGggtgaattcgacgaatgcgatgcaacaaacgcttcaaaacgaagagatagaaaattgcattgacgatttcgcccgttggcacgaactccatgtggacaattcccttggaatcgtaaaaacaattgagcatcgacttgatttttgatggtggctcatctggggcCTTCTATTCAGCACTTTGACGCTTCTGCTATATGTTGGAAAAGCCacgtttcgtcaccagttaaaATGTTGTACAGGAAGTTCTCGCctcttctcgcctctttaatgaggtctttcgaatgttgaattctgagcaatttttggtcctcagttaccttgtgcggaatgaaaaatgcacagacctttcgtaagcacaaatgatcagttaaaatgcgataaatcgatattCTGGAGATATTGAACTctaattccatgaatttcaacaatgatttcggttaattattcataaatttacgaACTATTTCGATGAAGTtctcggtgattactgattttgggcggcccgtatcttcattgtcatttatgtcctcataaccatctctgaaacgtgttaaGCACTTATccactctggcacgagatagacaatcatcgccatcaatttgtttcattaattcaaatgtttcggtaaacgtttgaccgattttaaaacaaaatttgatattagctctttgttcgaaactcatttttgtaccgatgactcaaacatactgacactttagacgcagaaattagttttgcttgttccttcgattaattactagatttaacattactttaatgaaatctatttggtttttaatttgagAGGATCTGAACTGGATATACTGGttaccgcaaaacgtcttttttgagatcAGCCTTAGctactttccaaataaatatttttactaatactaagtcttaaaatacagctaAAAGATAGCAtaaaatgtgtacaaatttttacattaataaatttaaaagctttctcagaaaaaattctggaaaattcactttttttcggccttctaacggtatataaccccttaagcttaaaacattgaaaagatattctttagattagaaatgaatttttaaagcaaaaaaaaaaaacatggaagATTTAAAAGTGTTGGAGGAGCCGGAGAAACTGCTCCCCTTAAAGTGCCACTCTGACTAAGACTTTCGATTGCTTTTATAcacttcgtaaaaaaaatgtctctcACCAATACCCCTCTCAATTAGTGCCTTTCAAGCAACATTTAGTGCTCTGAGTAGAGTTGATTTGGGCAGCCAGGCAGCAAAGGTTACGGATATGTTAAGTAGATTAACGGCAAACATCGGTGGcctaattatggcggccacaaactcaattctcctgtacggcagaATGGGGAATTGTGCaaaactgcaaagccaagcgcaaagcactggaggctgtgcaacgaacagcggtACTCAGAGTTgtctcagcctaccgcact comes from Anastrepha ludens isolate Willacy chromosome 3, idAnaLude1.1, whole genome shotgun sequence and encodes:
- the LOC128858966 gene encoding uncharacterized histidine-rich protein DDB_G0274557, producing the protein MFKFTLLCIALSLTLATALKIHDFDHHEAEESEHHHEVDHKHATSHQSVKFHHFHPVPVYVKDTHLLKNPIEIGGTKQKLKVLHPKTEHSHNHGLVLEEESETHLHGHGHHEIEHHEPHQEHYEHYHHE
- the LOC128858965 gene encoding kelch-like protein 1, giving the protein MELSVKDRSDLQHNWKVMQQVYTFYNEQKFTDILFEFSNTDYAFSAHRLILAGASPYLMELFDKAEPDCTIMTITDMDSDTFEQLVIFCYNGQTDITAGNAERMIRGAVTLRLDGVIDVCVSYLMAHIDDFLLRKLIALEADIKCEKLETRLIDYVAEHFKKVNNNNEIFGLSPEQWKIVMKKVDVSIVSQFNIFWAIIGWYKYKSFERQQYLPALIGILRLTEFNDEFILNVIKPLPGCEQLATEAIKKRANMNTWLAVQRVQQNWTGPKTILQLNLAKEEWEKVTIIDMKRYFFWAAFMENKIFFIGGISVFGYERAVDTYDLVTKAWNALPRMQELRVDFCVAVQDKNIYAIGGQARYTKYLQSVERFDVSASKWHYVASLAAPRAAAGTAVLNDYIYVIGGSNGTQVNIVERYHAATNRWTACGSMIAKIKNPAVAVHQEFIYVMGGLGNVERYDPRRDEWTKIARLNIARRHMCAESIGGQLWVFGGAGSTKVDDTVEVYDVSTDQWQIKKALPETGVYSCFPVPTKLVEKLKEEAIN